The proteins below are encoded in one region of Belonocnema kinseyi isolate 2016_QV_RU_SX_M_011 chromosome 5, B_treatae_v1, whole genome shotgun sequence:
- the LOC117173642 gene encoding ribonuclease H1-like yields MIEEWQKEYPCVMRKVEDLNTEKRKRHSVLPELKPTIRPTLENKFKKNTVLNVNQNPCFSIPAEPIADVYVDAAYSYSGEEEHKAGIGVCFEPNHPLNVSQPARGRQINNFAEIQAATIACIKAHAAGINRLRINTDSKYLIDSATQWIPQWEENDWK; encoded by the exons ATGATAGAAGAATGGCAAAAAGAGTATCCATGCGTCATGCGGAAAGTAGAAGACTTGAATACAGAAAAAAG AAAACGCCACAGCGTATTACCCGAACTCAAGCCAACGATTCGCCCCACACTAgagaataaattcaagaaaaatacagttttaaatgtAAACCAGAATCCATGTTTTTCCATACCTGCCGAACCCATCGCCGACGTGTACGTGGATGCAGCCTACAGCTATTCTGGAGAAGAAGAACATAAGGCCGGAATCGGAGTATGTTTCGAGCCAAATCACCCTTTAAATGTGTCACAGCCTGCCCGGGGAAGGCAAATAAACAATTTCGCAGAAATTCAAGCAGCCACAATTGCCTGCATAAAGGCACACGCGGCTGGAATAAATAGACTACGAATAAACACCGATTCCAAATACTTAATCGACAGTGCAACCCAATGGATACCACAGTGGGAAGAAAATGATTGGAAATGA